In a genomic window of Thermosynechococcus sp. CL-1:
- a CDS encoding efflux RND transporter permease subunit produces MTSPRFSFSGLAVTRHIGTLMLTLTVIVLAVFILMRLQVDLLPAITYPRIGVRLDIPGVVPSVAVEEVTKPLEEALSRTEGVVQVYSQTREGQVSIDLFFEPGGDVDQALNETTAAFNRARSTLPDIIESPRLFKFDPSQLPVYEFALTSETLSGRELRVFADEDLDRELSIVPGVAGVDVSGGTTEEIRILVDLNRLQATGVGLNQILTALSDRNQDVSGGRIRGQMAEPLTRTVGRFRNTSEIEDVVLTGANGQRVYLRDVAQVVDGSAEQRVFVTLNGQPAVKVSILKQPEANTVEVADGIKRRLAELQAANLVPRDAQIIPVLDESVYIRNSLNNVVTAGLTGTLLAAIAVLLFLGSVRQTLIILLAIPLSTMAAMLLMGLFNFSLNVFSLGGLALGVGIVVDNAIVMLETLADIDPHHMSQEQYLEEIKRRSQGIESALLASTLTNLVAILPFLLLGGLIALLFNELILTISFAVAASLLVALTVVPALASRLLGVPVQNRLRQVAFIRLFNEKFLWLTARYEWALGQVLRARWLVVGLAIALLGGGSWLLAQQIPQELLPRINTGQVNLMAIFPPGTPLPTSRRVMEAVDQVLMAQPGTEAVFTTTGGALFGTNTIANPLRANSTIVLRRGVSVDRYITEATKALDQLNLVGVRLRLSPGQVRGIILTNSPVRGADVDVMLRGSDEQTLNRFGRQVLQVLDEKATLVRFRPDADPRQPEIQILPDWERVSELGLNTLNLGQTIQTALEGFVPTRLQRGDRLVDIRVQLDSESIQTPTDLTTIPLFTANNRPLRLGDVARIEPSQAPGEIRRINQQQVFMLAGNLVEGASLSAALAQVNDILNDLEFPPGVSLMPSTAAQANQQLQQALVVLGGLAAFLVFVVMAVQYNSLLDPLVIMFTIPLALAGGIWGLYLTRTAIGATVIVGAILLVGIVVNNAIIMVELANEIYRQEGCSHSQAIRKAAPARLRPIMMTTITTVVGMFPLALGLGEGSEFLQPLGIVVFSGLAVATLLTLFLIPCFYVILHGFERTAHRGLPDSLPAPAHPSPEELQER; encoded by the coding sequence ATGACCTCCCCACGGTTTAGTTTTAGCGGCTTGGCGGTGACCCGCCACATCGGCACCCTGATGCTGACCCTGACTGTCATTGTGTTGGCGGTCTTTATTCTCATGCGGCTGCAAGTGGATTTGTTGCCGGCGATTACGTACCCGCGCATTGGGGTACGGCTGGATATTCCGGGGGTGGTGCCTAGTGTTGCTGTTGAGGAGGTGACCAAGCCCCTTGAGGAAGCCCTGAGTCGCACAGAGGGAGTGGTACAGGTCTATTCCCAAACCCGTGAAGGTCAAGTCAGTATTGATTTATTTTTTGAACCCGGTGGCGATGTTGATCAGGCCTTAAATGAGACCACTGCTGCTTTTAATCGTGCCCGCAGTACCTTGCCCGATATTATTGAGTCGCCGCGCCTCTTTAAGTTTGATCCGTCGCAATTGCCGGTCTATGAGTTTGCACTGACCTCAGAAACCCTTAGTGGCCGCGAGTTAAGGGTCTTTGCCGATGAGGACTTGGATCGCGAACTGAGTATTGTCCCCGGTGTGGCAGGGGTGGACGTCTCTGGGGGCACCACCGAAGAAATACGAATTCTTGTGGATTTGAACCGATTGCAGGCCACGGGCGTAGGATTGAACCAAATTTTAACGGCGCTCAGCGATCGCAACCAAGATGTCTCTGGGGGGCGCATTCGCGGCCAGATGGCAGAACCCCTAACCCGCACAGTGGGACGGTTTCGTAATACCAGTGAAATTGAGGATGTGGTGCTGACAGGCGCCAATGGTCAGCGGGTCTATCTGCGGGATGTGGCGCAAGTGGTGGATGGTAGTGCTGAACAACGGGTATTTGTAACGCTCAATGGTCAGCCCGCCGTTAAAGTCAGTATTCTCAAGCAGCCGGAAGCCAATACGGTGGAAGTGGCCGATGGTATCAAGCGGCGTTTAGCCGAGCTACAGGCAGCCAATCTCGTGCCCCGCGATGCGCAGATCATTCCTGTCCTTGATGAGTCGGTTTATATCCGCAATTCCCTGAACAATGTGGTCACCGCCGGTCTAACGGGAACGCTGTTGGCAGCGATCGCGGTGCTGCTGTTCCTTGGCTCGGTGCGGCAAACCCTGATTATTTTGCTGGCCATTCCTCTGTCAACAATGGCCGCGATGTTGCTGATGGGGCTATTTAACTTCTCCCTCAATGTGTTTAGCTTGGGTGGACTCGCCCTTGGGGTTGGCATCGTTGTGGATAACGCCATTGTGATGTTAGAAACCTTGGCGGATATTGACCCCCACCACATGAGCCAAGAACAGTACCTTGAGGAGATAAAACGGCGTAGCCAAGGCATCGAATCAGCGCTTTTGGCCTCTACCCTCACTAACTTGGTCGCTATTTTGCCCTTTTTGTTGCTGGGGGGCTTGATTGCACTGCTCTTTAATGAGTTGATTCTAACCATTAGTTTTGCGGTTGCCGCATCGCTGCTGGTGGCACTCACGGTCGTGCCGGCCTTGGCCTCCCGCCTTTTGGGGGTGCCGGTGCAAAATCGCCTACGGCAGGTCGCGTTTATTCGCCTTTTTAATGAAAAATTTCTCTGGTTGACCGCACGCTATGAATGGGCCTTGGGGCAAGTGCTACGGGCACGCTGGCTGGTGGTGGGGCTGGCGATCGCCCTTCTAGGGGGAGGAAGTTGGCTTTTGGCTCAGCAAATTCCCCAAGAACTGCTGCCGCGCATTAATACGGGTCAAGTTAACCTCATGGCCATTTTTCCACCGGGAACCCCCCTGCCTACCAGTCGCCGTGTCATGGAGGCAGTGGATCAGGTGCTGATGGCTCAACCGGGCACGGAGGCGGTCTTTACCACAACTGGCGGTGCCCTCTTTGGCACGAATACCATTGCCAATCCCCTGCGAGCTAATAGCACCATTGTTCTGCGGCGTGGTGTTAGCGTGGATCGCTATATTACGGAAGCGACGAAAGCCCTTGATCAACTCAACCTTGTAGGGGTGCGGCTGCGCTTGAGTCCTGGCCAAGTGCGCGGCATTATTCTTACCAACTCGCCGGTGCGCGGTGCCGATGTGGATGTGATGTTACGGGGCAGTGATGAGCAGACCCTCAACCGCTTTGGTCGCCAAGTGCTGCAAGTCCTTGATGAAAAAGCCACATTGGTGCGCTTTCGCCCCGATGCGGATCCTCGCCAGCCAGAGATTCAAATTTTGCCAGATTGGGAGCGGGTAAGCGAACTGGGGCTGAATACCCTCAACCTTGGCCAGACAATTCAAACAGCTTTGGAGGGGTTTGTGCCCACTCGCCTGCAACGGGGCGATCGCCTAGTGGATATTCGTGTCCAACTAGACAGTGAAAGCATTCAAACGCCTACTGACCTGACAACGATTCCCCTTTTTACCGCCAATAACCGTCCCCTCCGCCTTGGGGATGTCGCTCGCATCGAACCCAGTCAAGCCCCCGGTGAAATCCGCCGCATTAACCAGCAGCAGGTCTTTATGCTAGCGGGCAATCTTGTTGAAGGTGCCAGTCTCAGTGCTGCCCTTGCCCAAGTGAATGACATTCTCAACGATCTGGAGTTTCCGCCGGGCGTGTCCCTGATGCCAAGTACGGCGGCTCAAGCCAATCAGCAATTGCAACAGGCCTTAGTGGTCTTAGGCGGTTTGGCGGCCTTTCTCGTGTTTGTGGTCATGGCGGTACAGTACAACTCGTTGCTTGACCCCCTAGTGATTATGTTTACCATTCCCTTGGCCTTGGCCGGTGGAATTTGGGGCTTGTACCTGACACGGACGGCCATTGGCGCCACGGTCATTGTCGGTGCCATTTTGCTTGTGGGGATTGTCGTCAACAATGCCATCATCATGGTGGAGTTAGCGAATGAGATTTACCGACAGGAAGGCTGTAGCCATAGCCAAGCCATTCGCAAAGCTGCCCCTGCCCGTCTGCGCCCAATTATGATGACCACAATTACAACGGTGGTGGGAATGTTCCCCTTGGCATTGGGGCTAGGCGAAGGCTCAGAATTTTTGCAGCCCCTTGGCATTGTTGTGTTTTCTGGGTTGGCTGTGGCAACACTGCTCACCCTCTTTCTCATTCCCTGTTTTTATGTGATCCTGCATGGCTTTG
- a CDS encoding GGDEF domain-containing protein: MLKKLQQHSSHQLLPTPDGITAFCHLIASWFQVDLVLALTVNEAGDRAQIITTSSATPFPPIELRCPWRDVLPAAAVDLTPLLQKKLPSIFLCYLDRIEQLVYLPCGEPAQWRQGLLLINPQANLLGRVTQQKEYIAALYRQLLADHYRNQQNFLFEVQFQDIFNTVPLGLVLIKGDGTTAMVNAYASDWLQLPPGNHPISLVAQHMKQARQRCDNREELERIFADLGTNANFSAKGECQLGEKTVLIDTHPVQGDGRLGRVWIFSDITDMRQREQALLALAWLDPLTGAYNRRFLLSRVEAYETQAASGQTSLAVMIFDIDYFKRINDTYGHDQGDVVLRTLAARAKQVLEACKDGILVRWGGEEFVLLFFALNEDHAKSVAEKLCAVVRSKPIELGDQQFLAATISLGGTLFRPGEQVISDSIPRADQALYKAKHGGRDRWVWI; encoded by the coding sequence ATGCTTAAAAAGTTGCAGCAACACTCCTCCCACCAGCTTTTGCCCACCCCCGATGGCATTACTGCTTTTTGCCACTTAATTGCCAGTTGGTTTCAGGTGGATCTGGTGCTTGCCCTAACAGTGAATGAGGCGGGCGATCGCGCCCAAATCATCACCACAAGCAGCGCAACCCCCTTTCCGCCAATCGAGCTGCGGTGTCCGTGGCGAGACGTCCTGCCGGCTGCTGCTGTGGATTTGACGCCTTTATTACAGAAAAAACTGCCCTCAATTTTTTTGTGCTATCTAGACCGCATTGAACAACTGGTCTACCTGCCCTGTGGTGAGCCCGCACAATGGCGTCAAGGATTGTTATTGATTAATCCGCAGGCCAACCTTTTGGGGCGAGTGACCCAACAAAAGGAATACATCGCCGCCCTCTATCGGCAACTATTGGCGGATCACTACCGGAATCAGCAAAATTTTCTTTTTGAAGTACAATTTCAAGATATTTTTAACACTGTTCCCCTAGGCTTGGTACTCATCAAAGGGGATGGCACTACGGCAATGGTGAACGCCTATGCCAGTGACTGGCTGCAACTACCGCCGGGCAACCATCCCATTTCCCTTGTGGCGCAGCACATGAAACAGGCACGGCAACGTTGCGATAACCGTGAGGAGCTAGAGCGCATTTTTGCGGATTTGGGTACCAATGCTAACTTTAGTGCCAAGGGGGAATGTCAGCTTGGTGAGAAAACAGTGCTCATTGATACCCACCCCGTCCAAGGGGATGGCAGGCTAGGGCGCGTGTGGATTTTTTCGGACATCACCGATATGCGCCAGCGGGAGCAAGCACTTTTGGCCTTGGCGTGGTTGGATCCCCTCACTGGCGCCTACAACCGCCGGTTTTTGTTGAGTCGTGTAGAAGCCTACGAAACCCAAGCGGCAAGCGGACAGACGAGCCTAGCGGTCATGATTTTCGACATTGATTACTTTAAGCGCATCAATGATACCTATGGTCACGATCAAGGGGATGTTGTCCTGCGCACATTGGCAGCAAGAGCCAAGCAGGTGTTAGAGGCTTGCAAAGACGGTATTTTGGTGCGCTGGGGCGGCGAAGAATTCGTCCTTTTGTTTTTTGCCTTAAACGAGGACCACGCCAAATCGGTGGCGGAGAAACTTTGCGCTGTGGTGAGAAGCAAACCAATTGAACTAGGAGATCAGCAGTTTTTGGCTGCAACCATTAGTTTGGGTGGCACGCTTTTTCGACCGGGGGAACAGGTGATCAGTGACTCGATTCCTCGTGCGGATCAGGCCTTGTATAAGGCGAAACATGGGGGGCGCGATCGCTGGGTGTGGATATGA
- a CDS encoding alpha/beta fold hydrolase, which produces MPFLPEDFTYIRYDLAGCGSDEDTLRRYDLQRHSHLYGYADDLIELLDSLGVQSCIYVGHSVSCMIGAIAAIARPDLFRRHIWIGPSPYYLKEENYPGTLLPEDLQSIYEAMVTNYQAWAAGFAPLMFGVTDEHRLANFSQTLFRLQPDIALRTLQMIFEADTRSFISKVKQPVHLIFNRDDFVVPQGVALWLQAALPQSTLDWIDAQGHLPHMTHPEVVGPLLRKYVIYAN; this is translated from the coding sequence ATGCCTTTCTTGCCTGAGGACTTCACCTATATTCGCTATGATCTTGCAGGCTGTGGCTCCGATGAAGACACGTTGCGCCGCTACGACCTGCAAAGACACAGTCATTTGTATGGTTATGCTGACGATCTCATTGAATTACTAGATAGCCTTGGTGTCCAATCCTGCATATATGTTGGTCATTCCGTCAGTTGCATGATTGGCGCAATTGCCGCGATCGCCAGACCTGACTTGTTTCGGCGACACATCTGGATTGGCCCCTCCCCTTATTACCTGAAAGAGGAGAATTATCCCGGCACCCTCCTGCCGGAAGACCTACAGTCGATTTATGAGGCAATGGTCACCAACTACCAAGCTTGGGCAGCGGGATTTGCTCCCCTGATGTTTGGTGTGACCGACGAGCACCGCTTGGCTAATTTTTCGCAAACCCTCTTTCGCTTGCAGCCCGATATTGCCCTGCGTACCCTACAAATGATCTTTGAAGCAGATACCCGCTCCTTTATCAGCAAGGTCAAGCAACCGGTTCATCTGATTTTTAACCGCGACGACTTTGTTGTGCCCCAAGGGGTGGCCCTGTGGCTGCAGGCAGCCCTACCCCAAAGTACCCTTGACTGGATTGACGCCCAAGGTCATCTGCCCCACATGACCCATCCTGAGGTTGTTGGTCCACTCCTCAGAAAATATGTCATATACGCCAACTAG
- a CDS encoding Uma2 family endonuclease, whose product MYAVVSPAKIILPPGSVLRMPGTWQDYCCLRNSRGDGSIPRIKFRRGEILLMSPLPRHGREANIVADVVKILLDSEERNYEAFTPITMEIPEMDGIEPDYCFYIDNWTAAVGKDRIDWQTDPPPDLVIEIDVTTYTVAEDYLLYRVPEVWLFTSTGLSIYALDGQTYVPRSKSRYFPDINLVALMSAVLEEAATQGTGAALRRLRQQFSSQ is encoded by the coding sequence ATGTATGCGGTTGTTTCTCCAGCCAAAATTATTCTTCCCCCCGGCAGTGTCCTACGCATGCCGGGTACGTGGCAAGATTACTGTTGCCTCCGCAACAGCCGTGGCGATGGTTCGATTCCCCGCATCAAGTTTCGTCGGGGGGAAATTTTGCTCATGAGTCCCTTACCCCGTCATGGCCGCGAAGCGAATATCGTTGCCGATGTTGTCAAAATTTTGCTGGATAGTGAGGAGCGCAATTACGAAGCCTTTACGCCGATCACCATGGAGATTCCTGAGATGGATGGCATTGAGCCTGACTATTGCTTCTATATTGACAATTGGACGGCAGCCGTCGGCAAAGACCGTATTGATTGGCAAACCGATCCGCCACCCGATTTGGTGATTGAGATTGATGTCACCACCTATACAGTGGCTGAGGACTACCTTCTTTATCGCGTTCCTGAAGTGTGGCTCTTTACGTCAACGGGCTTGAGCATTTATGCTCTCGATGGCCAGACCTATGTCCCTCGATCCAAAAGCCGCTATTTTCCAGACATTAACTTAGTAGCGTTGATGAGTGCTGTCCTCGAAGAGGCGGCAACCCAAGGCACAGGGGCTGCGCTGCGACGGCTGCGGCAACAGTTTTCTAGTCAATAG
- a CDS encoding FAD-dependent thymidylate synthase, whose translation MQDGRVIADSISPAGVRLVTLQLTYPRFIHSELLTHRVFSRNSASSRAVPVTKMMAQVEEDPVIPYHWGQNQRGMQARQESEHKEAAKEIWLKTRLAVLEGARQLHELGIHKQVVNRMLEPWMWMQTVVSSTEWENFLRLRNHPDAQPEMQALAKLIQHLLETHEPTPVAVGDWHLPYIDPSEREQYSLEECKYMSVARCARVSYYLRDGQRSDPASDLALYQRLAGAEPKHLSPLEHVAECMGDRQPYANFVGWRQLRYFEERKSAHAPQ comes from the coding sequence ATGCAAGACGGGCGTGTGATTGCCGATTCAATTTCGCCAGCAGGGGTGCGCTTGGTGACGCTGCAACTAACGTATCCGCGTTTTATCCATAGTGAACTTCTCACCCATCGCGTGTTTTCCCGTAATTCCGCCAGTTCGCGGGCAGTACCGGTCACAAAAATGATGGCGCAGGTGGAAGAGGATCCCGTGATTCCCTACCATTGGGGACAAAACCAGCGGGGCATGCAGGCGCGCCAAGAGAGTGAACACAAGGAGGCAGCAAAGGAAATTTGGTTGAAAACCCGCCTCGCGGTTCTTGAGGGGGCACGCCAACTCCATGAACTAGGCATTCACAAGCAGGTGGTGAACCGCATGCTGGAGCCGTGGATGTGGATGCAAACGGTGGTGAGTAGCACGGAGTGGGAAAACTTTTTGCGCCTGCGCAACCACCCCGATGCCCAGCCCGAAATGCAAGCCTTGGCTAAGCTGATTCAGCATTTGCTGGAAACCCATGAACCGACACCCGTGGCGGTGGGGGATTGGCACCTTCCCTATATCGATCCCAGTGAGCGCGAGCAATATAGCCTTGAGGAGTGTAAGTATATGTCTGTGGCACGTTGTGCGCGGGTGTCCTACTATCTGCGGGATGGCCAACGCAGTGACCCCGCCTCTGATCTGGCGCTTTATCAACGCTTGGCGGGGGCAGAACCGAAGCACCTGTCTCCCCTAGAACACGTGGCAGAATGCATGGGCGATCGCCAGCCCTATGCCAATTTTGTGGGTTGGCGGCAGTTGCGTTACTTTGAGGAGAGAAAATCAGCACATGCCCCCCAATGA
- a CDS encoding MBL fold metallo-hydrolase — protein sequence MIECLNYGVGHADEGVCIGLGIGTYRILLDCGVPSLDVLPLDEIEQHPFDLVLCSHAHADHAQSLLALHRRFPHIPIYASEVTTQLLPLNWPDETVPPFCRALPWRSPVEFGDGLTAELFPAGHLPGAAVFALTYQDPNPEQPPLSVVYTGDFFLSHTRFTEGLPLADLRGLQPDVLIIEASLGTARHPHRRQQENQLAERIRTAVDQGYNILLPLPPLGTAQEILILLRSHHLFTGQPIQIWVTPAIARGCDAYLTVLPHLPTAIQNFAQHQSLFWDQRVKPQVQPLSDLAQIRGDAPTIVLVDEDQDLRPYVAQGKRPWLVLYPRLRYGQPFRGGDPTLASLPNVEVDTFLLSLHADGPATTQLIHNIRPQHVVLIHGDPNYLADLASLNELSNRYHLHTPTSGSTIQFPIGQLTLSTPSSLVQLAYEGEVSEWNDEAMIRLPASITTDPRWRRLADTGFVLASWQGEQLLIRGMTPKEVLGGTSASIAPDQESCFNCQFYRGQRCWNEASALYNFKVAPEGYCPAFERAETQPEPES from the coding sequence ATGATCGAGTGCCTCAACTATGGGGTGGGTCACGCAGATGAGGGGGTGTGCATTGGCTTAGGAATTGGCACCTATCGGATTTTGCTGGACTGTGGTGTGCCGTCCCTTGATGTTTTGCCCCTTGATGAAATTGAACAGCATCCCTTTGACTTGGTCCTCTGTAGCCATGCCCACGCGGATCATGCCCAGAGTCTGTTGGCACTCCATCGCCGTTTTCCCCATATTCCCATCTATGCCAGTGAGGTCACGACCCAGCTTTTGCCCCTCAATTGGCCGGATGAAACGGTTCCCCCTTTCTGTCGTGCTTTGCCTTGGCGATCGCCCGTTGAGTTTGGGGATGGCCTGACCGCCGAACTCTTTCCTGCAGGGCATTTACCGGGGGCTGCTGTTTTTGCCCTCACATACCAAGACCCAAACCCAGAGCAACCGCCCCTGAGCGTGGTCTATACTGGGGATTTTTTCCTCTCCCATACTCGCTTTACGGAAGGACTACCCCTTGCGGATCTGCGAGGATTGCAGCCGGATGTGCTGATCATTGAGGCCAGCTTGGGCACCGCGCGTCATCCCCACCGCCGTCAACAGGAAAACCAACTGGCAGAACGCATCCGCACGGCGGTTGATCAAGGCTACAATATCCTACTGCCGCTGCCGCCCCTCGGTACCGCTCAAGAAATTCTCATCCTACTGCGCAGTCATCATCTTTTTACGGGACAGCCGATTCAAATTTGGGTCACGCCAGCGATCGCTCGCGGCTGTGATGCCTACCTCACGGTGTTGCCCCATTTACCCACGGCCATTCAAAATTTTGCCCAACACCAGTCCCTCTTTTGGGATCAGCGGGTCAAACCCCAAGTGCAGCCCTTAAGCGATTTGGCGCAAATTCGAGGCGACGCCCCCACCATTGTCCTTGTGGACGAGGATCAAGACCTGCGTCCCTACGTGGCTCAGGGGAAACGGCCTTGGCTCGTGCTCTACCCGCGTCTGCGCTATGGTCAGCCCTTTCGGGGCGGTGATCCTACCTTAGCCAGCTTGCCCAATGTGGAGGTGGATACGTTTTTACTTTCCCTCCATGCCGATGGCCCTGCAACGACGCAACTGATTCACAATATTCGCCCGCAGCATGTGGTGCTTATCCACGGCGACCCCAACTACCTTGCTGATTTAGCCAGCTTGAATGAATTGAGCAACCGCTACCATCTGCACACCCCCACCAGTGGTTCAACGATTCAATTTCCCATTGGTCAATTGACACTTTCGACGCCGAGTTCGTTGGTGCAACTGGCCTATGAGGGGGAGGTGAGTGAGTGGAACGATGAAGCAATGATTCGCCTACCCGCTTCTATTACCACGGATCCGCGCTGGCGACGGTTGGCGGATACGGGCTTTGTCCTTGCCTCATGGCAGGGGGAGCAGTTGCTGATTCGCGGTATGACCCCCAAGGAAGTGCTGGGTGGGACATCGGCTTCGATCGCCCCCGATCAGGAGAGCTGTTTTAATTGCCAGTTTTATCGCGGTCAGCGCTGCTGGAATGAGGCTTCTGCACTGTACAACTTCAAAGTGGCACCGGAGGGCTACTGTCCAGCCTTTGAGCGGGCAGAAACACAGCCGGAACCCGAAAGCTAG